GGTTGTATTAGTGAGCTGACTTTGTTCCAGCCCTTCTTCCTGTTGAAACTCTCAGGTTTGTTTCAAGTTGGAACCTGCCAAGCTGCATCTTGTCATTTTTCATATTCACATGAGAGACCAAGCCCTATTTCActcttgtttaaatttttattatcataGTTAGTAGTAATAAGCCAATAGAAATAAGATAACGAAGGGAAAAGCTCCAGATAAATAACTTCTTCCTTATGAATTAAAACACATGCGGACACCTGTGTCAGTTACCACCTCCCCACATCCTGTCCTGCTGTACAAATAGTTACACAAAACAGTCCACAGAACAATGTGAGCAGCTGATACCCTGAGCTGGGCAAAGGGCCCCAGTTGTGTGAAGTCTCAGGCTGATCTCGGTCTAGATGACCAGCTTCTCCACACTCAGCGTACTTGTGGTTTCATCCTCTTCGTTTGACCCAAAATATCCCGGGAGGTCCAGCATCCCCTGCTCTGCCTCAGTGAGGCCGAAGGATGTGTTGTCGTAGTAGGCGAACTCCGGGTGGGCGGGGAAGCTCTGGCACTTGTCTTTCCGACCCTGAGAAGGGCTCAGAGGACTGACCCTCTGGTAGCTATCTCTGGGGGCCGGGGAGGAAGGCCGCTTCCTTGAGACATTCCTGTGGCTGGGGGACGGTCCCCTCCGAGCCCGGTGAGGCTCCGTCCTCTCACCTCCGGCCACGAACCCTGCCTGGCGATCCCCCAGGTCTGGTTTCCTCGTGGGCTGCCCCAGGGTGTGGGGTTTAGGGAAAGGGCTTAACGGACCACTGGTGCCACCTGCCCCGGGACAATGGTCCCGTTTCTCCGGAAGCAGGGCAGCGCCTCGACTCGGGGGCCGGACTCGCTCTCCCGCCTGGTCCCACGTCCGGCTCCTGCAGCTGTAGGCGGGGGCTTGCCGGGGGGTCAGGGTGGACAGGCTCCGCTCCCGGAACGGTCGGGCCTGCCTGGCCTCGTGGAAGCTTGCCGTCCTCCGGAAATGGGACCCCCGGGGGTGGCTCCGCATCTGCGACTTGCGGAGGAGGCTCTGGCTGGGGCTGACGGCGCAGCTGGCCGGCGAGAGCGGGTGGTCCAGCCGGGAGGGGGGCCGGTCCCCGGCGCCGACCGCGGGCGGCTGCTCCAGGAACGGGGATTTGAGGCGGAACTTGCCGGCCGCGGCTTCTTCGGGGCTCTCGGAGCCTCCGGGGGTTGCGGCGACGGCGGCGTCGATGGCGGTGTCCGTCAGGGGGCTCTGGGACACGTGGTACACCTTGGTGGTCTCCGTCAGGCctttcttcttcatctccttCAACTGCTGCTGGGCCAGGCGGTAGCTGAACAGGGGCGGGATGATCTTCTGGGCGTTGGACTGGAAGCTCTCGCTGCCCGAGGTCTCGTCGTCGGGGGGCGCGCTCCGCCGGTAGGTCAGAGGGATGCCCTGGTCCCCAGGGCTCCCCGCCGGCCCGTCGCCCGCATCTGAGAAGCTGCCACGGGGCTCGCTCAGCTCGCAGATGTTCTCCTCGTCTGAGTTCTTCCGGCAGCCGGGCGCGTGCAGGGAGTTGTGGCGGACTGGGGTGCTGCACTTGGGGGCGCGGCCCAGCTTCCGCCACAGCGTGATGAGCACGGTGGCCACGATGATGAACAAGCACAGGGATATCCCAGTGACCGTCACGATGTTGTTGGACTT
This portion of the Balaenoptera musculus isolate JJ_BM4_2016_0621 chromosome 18, mBalMus1.pri.v3, whole genome shotgun sequence genome encodes:
- the THSD1 gene encoding thrombospondin type-1 domain-containing protein 1 isoform X1, with product MKQMLKDFSNLLLVVLCDYVLGEAEYLLLGEPGHVALSNRTVSVDFQYLDGANGTLRNVSVLLLEANTNQTVTTKYLLTNQSQGTLEFECFYFKEAGDYWFTMTPEATDSSPPVPWWERRAFLKVEWPVFHVDLNRTSKAAEGTFQVGLFTSQPLCLFPVDKPGILVDVIFTNSLPEARMSQGQPLEIRASKRAELAQGQWVEFGCAPVGPEAYVTVVLKLLGRDSVITSTGPIDLAQKFGYALVMAPELTCESGVEVRVLPPPCVFVQGVIAVFKEAPRRPGERTIRLAEHSLTLGERRTVFNCTLFDMGRNKYCFDFGVSSRSQFSAKEKECMLIQRNIETWGLWQPWSQCSATCGDGVRERRRLCLTSSPSRPGCPGMSSESSPCSLEDCAAFQPSTPSPFQPQAPVKSNNIVTVTGISLCLFIIVATVLITLWRKLGRAPKCSTPVRHNSLHAPGCRKNSDEENICELSEPRGSFSDAGDGPAGSPGDQGIPLTYRRSAPPDDETSGSESFQSNAQKIIPPLFSYRLAQQQLKEMKKKGLTETTKVYHVSQSPLTDTAIDAAVAATPGGSESPEEAAAGKFRLKSPFLEQPPAVGAGDRPPSRLDHPLSPASCAVSPSQSLLRKSQMRSHPRGSHFRRTASFHEARQARPFRERSLSTLTPRQAPAYSCRSRTWDQAGERVRPPSRGAALLPEKRDHCPGAGGTSGPLSPFPKPHTLGQPTRKPDLGDRQAGFVAGGERTEPHRARRGPSPSHRNVSRKRPSSPAPRDSYQRVSPLSPSQGRKDKCQSFPAHPEFAYYDNTSFGLTEAEQGMLDLPGYFGSNEEDETTSTLSVEKLVI
- the THSD1 gene encoding thrombospondin type-1 domain-containing protein 1 isoform X2; translation: MKQMLKDFSNLLLVVLCDYVLGEAEYLLLGEPGHVALSNRTVSVDFQYLDGANGTLRNVSVLLLEANTNQTVTTKYLLTNQSQGTLEFECFYFKEAGDYWFTMTPEATDSSPPVPWWERRAFLKVEWPVFHVDLNRTSKAAEGTFQVGLFTSQPLCLFPVDKPGILVDVIFTNSLPEARMSQGQPLEIRASKRAELAQGQWVEFGCAPVGPEAYVTVVLKLLGRDSVITSTGPIDLAQKFGYALVMAPELTCESGVEVRVLPPPCVFVQGVIAVFKEAPRRPGERTIRLAEHSLTLGERRTVFNCTLFDMGRNKYCFDFGVSSRSQFSAKEKECMLIQRNIAFQPSTPSPFQPQAPVKSNNIVTVTGISLCLFIIVATVLITLWRKLGRAPKCSTPVRHNSLHAPGCRKNSDEENICELSEPRGSFSDAGDGPAGSPGDQGIPLTYRRSAPPDDETSGSESFQSNAQKIIPPLFSYRLAQQQLKEMKKKGLTETTKVYHVSQSPLTDTAIDAAVAATPGGSESPEEAAAGKFRLKSPFLEQPPAVGAGDRPPSRLDHPLSPASCAVSPSQSLLRKSQMRSHPRGSHFRRTASFHEARQARPFRERSLSTLTPRQAPAYSCRSRTWDQAGERVRPPSRGAALLPEKRDHCPGAGGTSGPLSPFPKPHTLGQPTRKPDLGDRQAGFVAGGERTEPHRARRGPSPSHRNVSRKRPSSPAPRDSYQRVSPLSPSQGRKDKCQSFPAHPEFAYYDNTSFGLTEAEQGMLDLPGYFGSNEEDETTSTLSVEKLVI